The Humulus lupulus chromosome 3, drHumLupu1.1, whole genome shotgun sequence genome window below encodes:
- the LOC133824046 gene encoding uncharacterized protein LOC133824046 — protein MAHKQAQICIFHHTLLCHLKPFPSATSLQIPTGELLLLPQRTFISGRLLCHFRPSPSAPLLSPFRAQSPPLLRGRRSEKYLRSSKFKTLNLKDLWVRILITQKVKKNENFVALGLIGSVWVIDLIIKVLLAFAKKSLALFPAKFQKSMWIKQGSFVVVDDNGKVKALESGSKVTCIVSKVLFYEQVCAVQKSPKWAEVFKETVLDDSNGSREGETSQQEDNDLESSCDEDDVLPPLEANTNRNRPFELHQESDSGSESDS, from the exons aTGGCCCATAAACAAGCCCAAATCTGCATCTTCCATCACACGCTTCTCTGTCATCTTAAGCCATTTCCCTCAGCGACTTCTCTGCAAATTCCGACAGGAGAACTGCTCCTTCTCCCTCAGCGAACCTTTATTTCTGGGCGACTTCTCTGCCATTTTAGGCCTTCTCCCTCGGCTCCCCTTCTCTCTCCCTTTCGTGCGCAATCTCCTCCATTGCTCCGTGGACGGCGATCTGAGAAAT ATTTAAGGAGTTCAAAGTTTAAAACCCTAAACCTAAAAGATCTTTGGGTCCGAATTCTTATCACTCAAAAAGTCAAG AAGAATGAAAACTTTGTGGCATTGGGTTTGATTGGGTCTGTTTGGGTCATTG ATTTAATAATTAAGGTGCTTTTAGCATTTGCGAAGAAATCATTGGCCCTATTTCCAGCTAAGTTTCAAAAGAGCATGTGGATAAAGCaag GTAGTTTTGTTGTGGTTGATGACAATGGGAAGGTGAAGGCTCTTGAATCCGGCAGCAAGGTGACATGCATTGTTTCTAAAGTTCTCTTCTATGAACAAGTGTGTGCTGTTCAGAAGTCACCGAAATG GGCAGAAGTCTTCAAAGAAACAGTTTTGGATGATTCTAATGGAAGTCGAGAGGGAGAGACTTCGCAACAAGAAGATAATGATCTTGAATCGAGTTGTGATGAGGACGATGTACTACCTCCACTTGAAGCCAATACAAACAGAAATAGACCGTTTGAATTGCACCAGGAATCTGATTCAGGTTCAGAATCCGATTCTTGA